A region from the Gemmatimonadota bacterium genome encodes:
- a CDS encoding thioredoxin family protein — MRATPSGAPLALADGLHVALKADCPTCRLVVPVLRELEEAGTRVHAWFQDEGDFLHGLSDVRDDSSLETSFRLGVHTVPTVIRVEGGKETARTEGWVREDWRTLTSLPGLGADLREWQAGCGSLSVLPGVAEILTARYGDPGIKSRPVEVDRFQDPVEVCYDRGWSDGLPVVPPTPERILRMLSGTVREPGEVIGRMPPDLAELTVEKVAINAVLAGCRPEYLPLLLGIVETALDPRFTLHGVTCTTCFSSPVIVVNGPVARRLGMNPGIGALGPGNRATATIGRALNLIVRNVGGGRPGEIDRSTLGAPSKFTFCFAEDESDPAWEPLSVARGIPPGKSAVTLFQGEGIQGVVDQRSRTPEELTRSLAASLLAVNHTKLCQWGNAILVLAPEHYGIFKAAGWDRARITAELQAATTRPGAEVVRGAGGIGEGVPAERAGDPAIPKFHPNGLLLVRAGGPAGLYSAIISGWIGGRAADESQPVTREILA, encoded by the coding sequence ATGCGCGCTACCCCATCCGGTGCCCCACTCGCGTTGGCCGATGGCCTCCATGTCGCCTTGAAGGCCGACTGCCCCACCTGTCGGCTGGTCGTGCCCGTCCTGCGCGAGCTGGAAGAGGCCGGCACGCGCGTCCACGCCTGGTTCCAGGACGAAGGTGACTTCCTCCATGGACTCTCCGACGTCCGGGACGACTCGTCCCTGGAGACGTCTTTTCGCTTGGGCGTGCACACGGTGCCGACGGTGATCCGAGTGGAAGGGGGCAAGGAAACCGCACGCACCGAAGGATGGGTGAGGGAGGACTGGCGGACTCTGACGAGCTTGCCTGGCCTGGGCGCGGATCTTCGCGAGTGGCAAGCGGGCTGCGGCTCGCTCTCGGTCCTGCCCGGCGTCGCGGAGATCCTCACCGCCCGCTACGGCGACCCCGGGATCAAGAGCAGACCGGTGGAGGTGGATCGGTTCCAGGACCCGGTGGAGGTCTGCTACGACCGTGGCTGGAGCGACGGGCTCCCGGTGGTGCCACCGACCCCGGAGCGGATCCTGCGCATGCTGTCGGGCACGGTTCGAGAGCCCGGCGAGGTCATCGGGAGGATGCCACCGGATCTGGCGGAACTCACCGTGGAGAAGGTGGCCATCAACGCGGTGTTGGCGGGGTGTCGGCCGGAGTACCTCCCCCTGCTGCTCGGCATCGTGGAGACCGCGCTGGATCCACGGTTCACGCTGCACGGGGTCACCTGCACGACCTGCTTCTCGAGCCCGGTCATCGTCGTGAACGGGCCCGTTGCCCGCAGGCTCGGAATGAATCCCGGCATCGGCGCGCTGGGCCCCGGCAATCGAGCCACCGCAACGATCGGTCGAGCGCTGAACCTCATCGTTCGCAACGTGGGCGGGGGTCGACCCGGGGAGATCGACCGCTCCACGCTCGGCGCCCCCAGCAAGTTCACCTTCTGCTTCGCCGAGGACGAGTCGGATCCGGCGTGGGAGCCACTTTCCGTCGCGCGCGGCATCCCTCCCGGGAAGAGCGCGGTCACGCTGTTCCAGGGAGAGGGCATCCAGGGGGTCGTGGACCAACGCTCTCGCACTCCGGAAGAGCTGACGCGGTCGCTGGCGGCCAGCCTGCTTGCGGTCAACCACACCAAGCTCTGTCAGTGGGGGAACGCCATCCTCGTGCTGGCCCCCGAGCACTACGGGATCTTCAAAGCGGCGGGCTGGGACCGTGCGCGCATCACCGCCGAGCTCCAGGCGGCCACGACGCGCCCCGGCGCAGAGGTCGTGCGTGGAGCCGGAGGCATCGGCGAGGGCGTGCCGGCAGAGCGCGCGGGCGATCCCGCGATTCCCAAGTTCCATCCGAATGGGCTGCTGCTCGTTCGGGCAGGAGGCCCTGCCGGGCTCTACTCGGCAATCATCTCGGGCTGGATCGGCGGCCGCGCCGCCGACGAGTCGCAACCCGTGACACGGGAGATTCTGGCATGA
- a CDS encoding UGSC family (seleno)protein, translating into MTILHDPTSERSPLMRPRVAPPSSLDGKTVALFDLGKIRSDEFLDHLQARLVERGIDVIRASKPTNAKPADPDLVQDVARRAHVVVEALADUGSCTSCGLHDIKAWDDLGIPGVLVATTEFRDAAAAQARSLGFEPGVLWVEHPVQNRTTEELRSMADRAVPGLLELITAGSLG; encoded by the coding sequence ATGACGATTCTGCACGACCCCACCTCCGAACGTTCGCCGCTCATGCGCCCCCGCGTCGCACCGCCGTCCTCCTTGGACGGAAAGACCGTGGCCCTGTTCGATCTCGGAAAGATCCGGAGCGACGAATTCCTGGATCACCTTCAGGCGCGTCTCGTGGAGCGGGGCATCGACGTGATCCGGGCTTCCAAGCCGACCAACGCCAAACCCGCCGACCCCGACCTCGTACAGGATGTTGCGCGTCGCGCTCACGTGGTGGTGGAGGCGCTCGCCGACTGAGGGTCGTGCACATCGTGCGGTCTGCACGACATCAAGGCCTGGGACGACCTGGGCATCCCGGGCGTCCTGGTCGCGACGACCGAGTTCCGCGACGCGGCGGCGGCCCAGGCCCGGAGCCTGGGCTTCGAACCGGGCGTCTTATGGGTGGAGCATCCGGTCCAGAACCGGACGACAGAGGAGTTGAGGTCGATGGCGGACCGTGCGGTCCCTGGGCTGCTGGAGCTCATCACGGCCGGCTCGCTCGGCTAG
- a CDS encoding tetratricopeptide repeat protein yields MTRIIKQSAFGLAVALVFLLVMEGLLYLAGVKPLQERSDPLVGFAGYSPLFVEASTPDGERVFETASTKFNWFNQQQFPVPKAAGVQRVFCLGGSTTYGRPYEDRTSFCGWLRAFLPAVDPGKRWEVINAGGISYASYRVVRVMEELTRHEPDLFVIYTGHNEFLEKRTYDRLLQTPEFMRDLASLASRLRLYSLLSDIVYPPKAQLGTEVEAVLDRSVGPEDYHRDDAMRDAVLEHFQISLQRMADIGQQSGAGIIFVSPASNIRDFSPFKSEPSAGLDATEVVQIRQLKASITEQVDAQEYQRAADLATGGLAIDPRDADLLFLEGRALLALGDTNEARGAFILARDEDVAPLRALTPIPDIVSEVASRTANGLVDFAGMVERAAPDGIPGEESFLDHVHPTIEVNRRLALAIIDEMVEMEVATPVSSWNEAEIASISERVNGSVDVEANVTALTNLSRVLTWAGKQEEALRLAERATAIVRDPHTLFQMVTVLQRSDRLEEALRYSEEAARLMPEVASVRKTNGILLAENGRNDEALQELQAAVKLDPTMVDVHYHLGLVLSDLGDEARAERAYRRAIELQPANSHALNNLGVLLARRGDGEEAMRLFERAVEVDPGHEGAARNLQRARRMIGR; encoded by the coding sequence GTGACCAGGATCATCAAGCAATCCGCCTTCGGCCTGGCCGTGGCGCTGGTCTTCCTCCTCGTGATGGAAGGGCTCCTCTACCTCGCGGGCGTGAAGCCCCTCCAGGAGCGGTCCGATCCGCTGGTCGGGTTCGCCGGATACTCGCCACTCTTCGTCGAGGCGAGCACACCGGACGGTGAGCGCGTCTTCGAGACTGCGAGCACGAAGTTCAACTGGTTCAACCAGCAGCAGTTCCCAGTCCCCAAGGCGGCGGGGGTCCAGCGAGTCTTCTGTCTCGGAGGCTCCACGACCTACGGGCGGCCGTACGAGGACCGCACGTCCTTCTGTGGCTGGTTGCGCGCCTTCCTACCGGCCGTGGATCCAGGGAAGCGTTGGGAAGTCATCAACGCCGGCGGCATCAGCTACGCCAGCTACCGCGTCGTGCGCGTGATGGAGGAGCTGACTCGACACGAGCCCGACCTGTTCGTCATCTACACGGGCCACAACGAGTTTCTGGAGAAGCGCACCTACGACCGACTGCTGCAGACGCCCGAGTTCATGCGCGATCTGGCGTCGCTCGCCTCGCGGCTTCGCCTCTACAGCCTGCTTTCCGACATCGTCTATCCCCCGAAGGCGCAGCTCGGCACCGAGGTCGAGGCGGTGTTGGACAGATCCGTCGGGCCCGAGGACTATCACCGCGACGACGCCATGCGCGACGCGGTGCTGGAGCACTTTCAGATCAGCCTGCAGCGCATGGCCGACATCGGACAGCAGTCCGGGGCGGGGATCATCTTCGTTTCGCCCGCGTCGAACATCCGTGACTTTTCACCGTTCAAGTCCGAACCGAGCGCCGGCCTGGACGCAACCGAGGTTGTCCAGATCCGTCAGCTCAAAGCCTCCATCACGGAACAGGTGGACGCCCAGGAGTACCAGCGGGCCGCAGACCTCGCCACGGGCGGCCTCGCGATCGACCCGCGGGACGCCGATCTCCTGTTCCTCGAGGGCAGGGCGTTGCTCGCCCTGGGAGACACCAACGAGGCCCGCGGAGCGTTCATCCTGGCGCGGGACGAGGATGTCGCGCCGCTGCGGGCGCTCACACCGATTCCGGACATCGTTTCCGAGGTCGCGTCCCGGACCGCCAACGGCCTGGTGGACTTCGCAGGCATGGTCGAGCGGGCTGCACCGGACGGCATTCCCGGCGAGGAGAGCTTTCTCGATCATGTGCATCCGACGATCGAGGTCAACCGCAGGTTGGCGCTGGCGATCATCGATGAGATGGTGGAGATGGAGGTCGCCACCCCGGTTTCCAGTTGGAATGAGGCGGAGATCGCGAGCATCAGTGAGCGCGTGAACGGCAGCGTCGACGTGGAGGCGAATGTGACGGCGCTCACGAACCTGTCCCGTGTCCTGACCTGGGCCGGCAAGCAGGAAGAAGCGTTACGGCTCGCCGAACGTGCGACCGCGATCGTGCGGGACCCGCATACACTGTTTCAGATGGTGACGGTGTTGCAGCGCAGTGACCGTCTCGAGGAAGCTCTGCGCTATTCCGAGGAGGCGGCCCGCCTCATGCCGGAGGTCGCCAGCGTCCGCAAGACGAACGGGATCCTTCTCGCCGAGAACGGGCGCAACGACGAGGCCTTGCAGGAGCTGCAGGCGGCGGTCAAGCTCGACCCGACCATGGTCGACGTCCACTATCATCTGGGCCTGGTGCTCTCGGACCTCGGAGATGAAGCCCGCGCCGAGCGAGCCTACCGAAGGGCCATCGAGCTACAGCCCGCCAACTCCCACGCCCTGAACAATCTCGGAGTGCTGCTGGCGCGCCGCGGTGACGGCGAGGAGGCGATGCGCCTTTTTGAGCGCGCCGTGGAGGTGGACCCCGGCCACGAGGGAGCGGCGCGCAACCTGCAGCGGGCCAGGCGCATGATCGGTCGCTGA
- a CDS encoding alpha/beta hydrolase codes for MSDMSPSGSGGAPPERDSDVPTYDPRIEIVGKGPPLVYVPGIDGTGLLFYRQTPALAERHTVLTYRLRDGAQEMDTLIQDLDTVLEHLPAGRPPILVGESFGGTLSLSYALARPGRVSGLVILNSFPYFRPQYRLRLAVRALGLISWQTMAVVRRLTAFRMHSPHTHRHEIQRFLELTEETTREGYVNRLRVLMRYDVRDRLPHLDVPTLFLAADRDHLVPSVAQARLMHRLTPGSSLRILEGHGHVCLIAPGVDVAALIDEWARGTPTRHCPI; via the coding sequence ATGTCCGACATGTCACCCTCGGGCAGTGGGGGAGCGCCTCCGGAACGCGATTCGGACGTGCCGACCTACGATCCCCGCATAGAGATCGTGGGGAAAGGGCCGCCGCTTGTCTACGTCCCGGGCATCGACGGCACCGGTCTGCTGTTCTATCGGCAGACACCGGCCTTGGCGGAGCGCCACACGGTGCTCACCTACCGCCTCAGGGACGGGGCGCAGGAGATGGACACGCTGATCCAGGACCTGGACACCGTGTTGGAGCACCTGCCGGCCGGGCGCCCCCCCATCCTGGTGGGAGAGTCGTTCGGCGGCACCCTCTCTCTCAGCTACGCGCTGGCTCGGCCCGGGCGGGTCTCCGGCTTGGTGATCCTGAACTCCTTTCCGTACTTCCGCCCACAATACCGGCTGCGGCTGGCGGTGCGGGCGCTGGGCTTGATCTCCTGGCAGACCATGGCGGTGGTGCGGAGGCTCACGGCGTTCCGCATGCACTCCCCACACACGCACCGCCACGAGATCCAGCGCTTTCTCGAGCTCACGGAGGAAACCACGCGTGAGGGGTACGTGAATCGCCTGCGCGTCTTGATGCGCTACGACGTACGCGACCGTCTTCCCCACTTGGACGTGCCCACGCTGTTCCTGGCCGCCGACCGGGACCACCTGGTTCCCTCCGTTGCGCAGGCGCGTCTGATGCACCGGCTGACGCCGGGCTCATCGCTGCGCATCCTGGAGGGACACGGCCACGTCTGCCTGATCGCTCCCGGCGTCGACGTCGCAGCCCTGATCGACGAGTGGGCGCGGGGGACACCAACGCGCCACTGCCCCATCTGA
- a CDS encoding SusD/RagB family nutrient-binding outer membrane lipoprotein, producing MNMNRGIAGRMASLMVLASMLPSCDFIQSTTVDPNAVPDATIDQLFAGIQVNTFYFSESQVGRLAAIWTQQMAGTDRQFATLDQYVLTEGDADGEFSSVYTGGGLVDLKRAVALAEDGGRRVYAGILKIHEAYLVGMAASVWGDIPFSQAADPGVATPALDDQSQVYASVGQMLDAAIADISSGEGTGPGGSDLNFGGDADAWLQIAYTLKARFLMHQAELGGAAMYQAALTAARLGIDDPNRNWRAIHSTAAPEQNLWFQFMRDRSGYISGGDYLIPLMTANQDPRLSLYFAQVDGAYQPRVSSLSETGFGARDFSFPFVTCAEARFIEAEASYRLGDEAGARGAALAGLACQESEWSVDLSGIATTLQAAGGPELFDRIMEQKYTALFLNAEVWNDYKRTCRPGFVPRAGGVPGRLFYGLTERQTNPNIPAPAQQPQRNANDPNPCT from the coding sequence ATGAACATGAACCGAGGGATCGCAGGTCGCATGGCGTCGCTGATGGTTCTGGCGAGCATGCTGCCCAGTTGTGACTTCATTCAATCGACGACCGTGGATCCCAACGCCGTCCCCGACGCGACGATCGACCAGCTCTTCGCGGGGATTCAGGTCAACACCTTCTACTTCTCGGAGAGCCAAGTTGGACGTCTGGCGGCGATCTGGACGCAACAGATGGCAGGAACCGACCGTCAGTTCGCGACGTTGGATCAGTACGTTCTCACGGAGGGCGATGCCGACGGCGAGTTCTCCTCCGTCTACACGGGGGGCGGCCTGGTGGATCTGAAGCGGGCCGTCGCACTGGCCGAGGACGGCGGACGCAGGGTGTACGCCGGGATCCTCAAGATCCATGAGGCGTATCTGGTCGGCATGGCTGCCAGCGTGTGGGGAGACATTCCCTTCTCGCAGGCCGCCGACCCCGGTGTGGCGACGCCAGCGCTCGACGATCAGAGCCAGGTCTACGCGAGCGTCGGCCAGATGTTGGATGCCGCGATCGCGGACATCTCCAGCGGTGAGGGCACGGGTCCGGGAGGCTCCGATCTCAACTTCGGAGGCGATGCGGACGCCTGGCTCCAGATCGCCTACACGTTGAAGGCACGCTTCCTGATGCACCAGGCAGAGCTGGGGGGAGCGGCGATGTACCAGGCCGCACTGACTGCGGCCCGCCTGGGCATCGACGACCCCAACCGGAACTGGCGGGCCATCCACAGCACCGCGGCGCCCGAACAGAACCTCTGGTTCCAGTTCATGCGTGACCGATCGGGGTACATTTCGGGCGGCGACTATCTGATTCCGCTAATGACCGCGAATCAGGATCCGCGCCTGAGTCTCTACTTCGCGCAGGTGGATGGGGCCTACCAGCCCCGGGTGTCCAGCCTCTCCGAGACGGGCTTCGGCGCGAGGGACTTCAGCTTCCCCTTCGTGACCTGCGCCGAGGCGCGCTTCATCGAGGCTGAGGCGAGTTACCGGCTGGGGGATGAAGCGGGTGCACGCGGCGCCGCGTTGGCGGGGCTTGCGTGTCAAGAGTCTGAGTGGTCGGTGGATCTGTCCGGGATCGCCACCACCCTGCAGGCAGCCGGCGGGCCGGAGCTATTCGACCGCATCATGGAGCAGAAGTACACGGCGCTCTTCCTGAACGCCGAAGTGTGGAACGACTACAAGCGGACGTGCAGGCCCGGCTTCGTGCCGCGGGCGGGGGGAGTGCCGGGAAGGCTGTTCTACGGACTGACCGAGCGTCAGACGAACCCGAACATCCCCGCCCCGGCACAACAGCCGCAGCGCAACGCCAATGATCCCAACCCCTGCACCTAG
- a CDS encoding SusC/RagA family TonB-linked outer membrane protein gives MLRLWVRSAVLAMFLALPSGSVLAQQPTTLTGRVSASTGEPLASASVLVEGLNLGSLTNNEGRFLIIIPAARVTGQTVQVTASLIGWTSQSHTVTLQPGTQSLDFTLNVDPLRLQELVVTGAGTQRARQKLATTINTVRAEDIERAQEVNIVTALAGKAPNVEVTSSAGDPGAGAYVRIRGANSLLGDGQPLIVVDGVPVDNSSYSIETNAAGTVEQNRAADINPADIESIQILKGASASAIYGSRAANGVVLITTKSGKAGTNNVQYRISASFDQVNKEVPLQTRFGQGLIDLPDVGGTTNDACIDVYGLPQDRCPTSWGAELGAGVPTFDHAGEIYQTGTRYDQYMSWSGGSETTQYFLSLGRTDHGGVIKGNSNYDRTTVRLVGSHQFRDDLKIGANFAYTDSRGDLIQQGSNISGIQLGALRTPPDFNNLPYLTEDGLHRSYRRPNPTSVTQGRGYDNPFWVANEIPNTSEVGRTFGDVNVTYTPFNWLTVKYALGADYSNDDRLTVFPKSSSDFPDGRIIRADLNSFQVDHNLVATAEHQFTDYLTTSLSVGQNLNHREFKRYQVNGQNLILGTDQLDFTVDRIPDEFFSKIRTDGYFAQGSVDLYDQIFVTGGVRLDGSSTFGGQDQRFFYPKASVAWDFTQYVSHRAPVSFGKLRVAYGVAGKQPDPYSNVSAYTTGTITDGWLSPNGLQTIYSGLEGVISQATLGNADIKPERTSEFEAGGDLALWSNRLALGLTYYRQNTTDAILPVSIPPSTGYTSKFANAGRFENWGWEATADLRVLDNSDFSWSVGAQWARNRSCVKDLAGSEQFGLAGFTGAVASVIRPDRDANGNITTCHPFGVFYGDDFIRFGRGSTVDGVDIDTAYPGWRTGDLFIGEDGFPQYDEQNRVIGDPNPDWTGSIRSSVTFRKNLTVSGLLDIKYGGDVWNGTKGALFFFGTHKDTEPYHGQGKSEVFGQTYYPNERVHGPGAGQSVNLDWNSWFWGGIGSGFTGPSSQFVEDGGFGKLREVQVSYTFNQGEVLDRLGLSSLTLAVAGRNLWTHTNYSGIDPESNLWGQTLGRGIDYFNNPQTRSWVVNLTVNR, from the coding sequence ATGCTGCGGTTATGGGTCCGTTCCGCTGTTCTCGCCATGTTCCTGGCACTCCCCTCGGGGAGCGTCCTCGCGCAACAGCCGACGACGCTCACTGGGAGGGTCAGCGCCTCGACCGGCGAGCCTCTCGCCTCGGCCAGTGTCTTGGTCGAGGGCCTGAATCTCGGCTCCCTCACCAACAATGAAGGGCGGTTCCTCATCATCATCCCGGCCGCCCGCGTCACGGGGCAGACCGTGCAGGTCACGGCCAGTCTGATCGGCTGGACCTCACAGAGCCATACGGTGACCTTGCAGCCCGGCACGCAGAGCCTGGACTTCACCTTGAACGTCGACCCGCTCCGCCTGCAGGAGCTGGTGGTGACAGGTGCAGGCACCCAGCGCGCTCGGCAGAAACTGGCCACGACCATCAACACCGTGCGCGCTGAGGACATCGAGCGCGCTCAGGAAGTCAACATCGTCACGGCCCTGGCCGGGAAGGCGCCCAACGTCGAGGTCACCAGTTCGGCGGGTGATCCCGGAGCGGGTGCCTACGTCCGCATCCGAGGTGCCAATTCGCTGTTGGGAGACGGCCAGCCCCTCATCGTGGTGGATGGCGTTCCGGTCGACAACAGCTCCTATAGCATCGAGACCAACGCGGCCGGTACGGTGGAGCAGAACCGAGCGGCCGACATCAACCCTGCCGACATCGAGAGTATCCAGATCCTCAAGGGGGCATCTGCCTCGGCCATCTATGGATCGCGCGCGGCCAACGGCGTAGTGCTGATCACGACCAAGTCCGGCAAGGCCGGAACCAACAATGTGCAGTACCGCATCTCCGCGTCATTCGATCAGGTAAACAAGGAGGTGCCGCTGCAGACCCGCTTCGGCCAGGGGCTGATCGACCTGCCAGACGTGGGGGGCACTACCAACGACGCCTGCATCGACGTCTACGGCCTTCCTCAGGACCGCTGCCCCACCAGCTGGGGCGCAGAGTTGGGTGCGGGCGTTCCGACGTTCGATCATGCAGGCGAGATCTATCAGACCGGGACGCGCTACGACCAGTACATGAGCTGGTCCGGCGGAAGTGAGACCACGCAGTACTTCCTCTCGCTTGGACGCACCGACCACGGTGGTGTGATCAAGGGCAACTCGAACTACGACCGTACCACCGTCCGCCTAGTGGGGAGTCACCAGTTCCGAGACGATCTCAAGATCGGTGCGAACTTCGCCTACACCGATTCCCGGGGTGACCTGATCCAGCAGGGATCGAACATCTCCGGTATTCAGCTGGGTGCGTTACGTACGCCTCCTGATTTCAACAACCTACCCTACTTGACGGAAGACGGGCTGCACCGCAGCTATCGGCGCCCGAACCCGACGTCGGTCACGCAGGGCAGAGGCTACGACAATCCCTTCTGGGTAGCGAACGAGATTCCGAACACATCCGAGGTGGGGCGGACGTTCGGCGACGTCAATGTCACCTACACGCCGTTCAACTGGCTCACGGTCAAGTATGCGCTGGGCGCCGACTACTCGAACGACGACCGCCTGACGGTCTTCCCCAAGAGTTCCTCCGACTTCCCGGACGGTCGCATCATCCGGGCGGATCTGAACAGCTTCCAAGTGGACCATAATCTGGTCGCGACAGCGGAGCACCAGTTCACCGACTACCTGACCACGTCGCTCTCGGTGGGGCAGAACCTCAACCACCGCGAATTCAAGCGCTATCAGGTCAACGGACAGAACCTGATCCTGGGGACCGATCAGCTCGACTTTACGGTGGACCGGATCCCCGACGAGTTCTTCTCGAAGATCCGCACGGACGGGTACTTCGCCCAAGGGTCTGTAGACCTCTACGACCAGATCTTCGTGACCGGCGGTGTACGCCTGGACGGATCGTCGACCTTCGGGGGCCAGGATCAGCGCTTCTTCTACCCCAAGGCCAGCGTGGCCTGGGACTTTACGCAGTATGTGTCGCACCGGGCACCGGTGTCGTTCGGGAAGCTGCGTGTGGCCTACGGCGTGGCCGGCAAGCAGCCGGACCCGTACTCGAACGTGAGCGCCTACACGACCGGGACGATCACCGACGGGTGGCTGAGCCCCAACGGGCTGCAGACCATCTACTCGGGTCTGGAGGGGGTGATCTCGCAGGCGACCCTGGGGAACGCCGACATCAAGCCCGAGCGGACGTCCGAGTTCGAAGCGGGCGGCGACCTGGCGCTGTGGAGCAATCGCCTGGCGCTGGGGCTCACCTACTACCGCCAGAACACCACCGACGCCATCCTGCCGGTGAGCATCCCACCGAGCACGGGTTACACGTCCAAGTTCGCCAACGCTGGTCGGTTCGAGAACTGGGGTTGGGAGGCCACGGCGGACCTGAGGGTGCTGGACAACAGTGATTTCAGCTGGAGTGTCGGCGCCCAGTGGGCCAGGAACCGGAGCTGTGTGAAGGATCTGGCCGGATCCGAGCAGTTCGGCCTGGCCGGATTCACGGGCGCAGTCGCGTCGGTGATCCGACCGGACCGCGATGCCAACGGCAACATCACCACCTGCCATCCGTTCGGCGTGTTCTACGGGGACGACTTCATTCGCTTCGGACGCGGGTCCACCGTGGACGGTGTCGACATCGACACTGCCTACCCGGGTTGGCGGACGGGTGACCTGTTCATCGGAGAGGACGGATTCCCGCAGTACGATGAGCAGAATCGCGTCATCGGAGACCCGAATCCGGACTGGACCGGAAGCATCCGCTCCTCGGTGACGTTCCGGAAGAACCTGACGGTGAGCGGCCTGTTGGACATCAAGTATGGTGGCGACGTATGGAACGGCACCAAGGGTGCGCTCTTCTTCTTCGGCACGCACAAGGACACCGAACCCTATCACGGGCAGGGCAAGAGCGAGGTCTTCGGTCAGACCTACTATCCGAACGAGCGCGTGCATGGGCCGGGAGCCGGGCAGTCCGTCAATCTGGATTGGAACAGCTGGTTCTGGGGCGGGATCGGAAGTGGCTTCACCGGGCCCAGCAGCCAGTTCGTCGAAGACGGCGGCTTTGGCAAGCTGCGGGAAGTGCAGGTGTCCTACACGTTCAACCAGGGCGAGGTGCTGGACCGCCTCGGTCTCAGCAGCCTCACGCTGGCCGTTGCCGGCCGCAACCTCTGGACGCACACGAACTACTCCGGTATCGACCCCGAGTCGAACCTCTGGGGTCAGACGCTGGGTCGCGGGATCGACTACTTCAACAATCCCCAAACCCGGTCATGGGTCGTCAACCTGACCGTGAACCGGTAG
- a CDS encoding N(4)-(beta-N-acetylglucosaminyl)-L-asparaginase: MSRLSRRDFVTRSAGIGAGALTLGRLPEEAGVHARRVGTPIVITSHDNATGRQAMVEAWGILGNGGSALDAVERGANVIEVDPEDTSVGYGGLPNENGVVQLDASIMDGKTYSAGSVASIENIKTPSSVARLVMERTDHVMLVGPGALAFAKSFGFPEEDLMTEKSREMWLRWREQHSENDDWGPPDHMRGRRTGGSQDAGASGRFDPYGPMETHHGTTNVLAVDANGDVAGITTTSGMSWKVPGRIGDSPIIGAGLYVDNLVGAAGATGRGEDVIKSCASYFIVMRMRDGRSPQEACEDALHMIAERYRAVGIDYMPGEKFVAINKDGEVGCAQSQTRREPGMTVAQGGSIEVVRGSILYPAG; encoded by the coding sequence ATGTCCCGTCTGTCCCGCCGCGACTTCGTCACTCGCTCCGCCGGCATCGGCGCGGGCGCCCTCACCCTCGGACGCCTTCCCGAGGAAGCCGGCGTCCACGCGCGGCGGGTCGGCACGCCGATCGTGATCACCAGCCACGACAACGCCACCGGCCGCCAAGCCATGGTGGAGGCGTGGGGCATCCTGGGGAACGGCGGCTCGGCGCTGGATGCGGTGGAACGGGGCGCCAATGTGATCGAGGTCGATCCAGAGGACACCAGCGTGGGCTACGGGGGCCTGCCCAACGAGAACGGCGTGGTGCAGCTCGACGCCTCCATCATGGACGGCAAGACCTACAGCGCCGGGTCGGTGGCCTCCATCGAGAACATCAAGACCCCGTCGTCGGTGGCGCGCCTGGTCATGGAGCGCACCGACCACGTGATGCTGGTCGGTCCTGGTGCTCTGGCCTTCGCCAAGTCCTTCGGCTTCCCCGAAGAGGACCTGATGACGGAAAAGTCACGGGAGATGTGGCTGCGTTGGAGGGAACAGCACAGCGAGAACGACGACTGGGGACCACCCGACCACATGCGTGGCCGACGCACCGGAGGATCGCAGGACGCCGGGGCGTCGGGGCGCTTCGACCCCTACGGTCCCATGGAGACACACCACGGCACCACGAACGTGCTGGCCGTCGATGCCAACGGCGACGTGGCCGGCATCACCACGACCAGCGGCATGTCGTGGAAGGTGCCGGGTCGCATCGGCGACTCGCCCATCATCGGCGCCGGCCTGTACGTCGACAATCTGGTGGGTGCCGCAGGCGCCACCGGGCGCGGCGAGGACGTGATCAAGTCGTGCGCATCCTATTTCATCGTGATGCGGATGCGGGACGGTCGCAGCCCGCAGGAGGCGTGCGAGGACGCGCTCCACATGATCGCCGAGCGCTACCGGGCGGTGGGGATCGACTACATGCCCGGTGAGAAGTTCGTGGCCATCAACAAGGATGGCGAGGTCGGCTGTGCGCAGTCGCAGACCCGTCGCGAGCCGGGGATGACGGTGGCGCAGGGAGGCTCCATCGAAGTGGTGCGGGGCAGCATTCTCTATCCGGCCGGATAG